Within Nitrospira sp. MA-1, the genomic segment ATGGATCAGCTGTGGAGAAAAATCCCGGTCCATTTTGCTACGCAGGGTTTTAATGTGGACATCGACAATGTTTGTAACGGACTCATAGTGAATGTCCCATACATGCTCAGTAATGGCTGTCCGGGTCAATACCCGTCCCGTATTTCTCATAAGATATTCCAGAAGAGAATATTCTTTGTTGGTCAGGACGATGATCTGGCCTGCCCGTGAAATACGGTGGGAAACCGGATCCAGCTCCAGGTCTGCGATTGTGAGGCGGGGGGTGGGCTGGGCACTGCCACGACGGAGAAGTGCTCTGAGACGTGCCAGTAATTCAGCAAAGGCAAACGGTTTGGTTAAATAATCATCTGCCCCGGTATCCAAACCGGTCACGCGATCTTCAACGGCCTCCCGTGCCGTCAACAGAAGAATGGGCGTGGTCTGGCGTTTCGCTCGAAGCCGGCGGCAGAGATCAATGCCATTCATTTTTGGGAGCATGATATCCAGAATGATCAGGTCATAGGACGAGGTCATGGCCATGGCTAATCCCATCTCACCGTCGGTGGCAAGATCCACAGCATATTGCTCCTCGCGTAGACCTTTCACAATAAATCCTGACACACTTGAATCATCTTCCACTAAGAGAATACGCATCTGTCTCCCGCTGAAAAGTATAATCGTGAAGGCCGGAGGTGCTTCGCAGGAGTCCTGCCTCCTTCACAAGGGCAGCCCCTGCTCGTAGACCAAATCTCCCCCATAGCGACCTTTGGCGCTTAGTGTGCCTAATCTGATTGCCGCAATCAAAAAATACGAAAACGAGGTCTTCCGCCTAAATTTGTCTCGCAGCACCAGCCGACCCCATAGGAGGACTCCGAAAATTCCTAAGCTCACAAAAGCGAGGGCCTCGTGGGTCTCAATCATCGATTTGGCAATTCCGGTCCTTTTGATAGCCTCCTCTGCCCAGGTGCCGGTAATCGCGGCCGCAACCCCTCCGAGAAACCCCACGATGAGAAGTCAAAATCGCCATTACCGAAATTGTTCCGTTTGAACTATGCTCCTGCGTCGTCAAATAGCATAGTGGTGAATTGCAAGGGGATGAGGAAATGCACGAACATGGGAAGTACCCGCAGCTCAAAGATGGTTCCTCCTGTGTGTCGTCAGTGTGGGGAAAGGAGAAAAGGCCCCATACTCTTTCTTACGCATGGGGCCTTGACGATGTATTAGGCTTCTCCGCAATCCTTCTGAGAGGCGCCCTTCTCGTGCGCTTCCTGGTCCTCGAGTTCAGAACTCAGGATTTTTCCGGATTGGTCGTCAATCTCAATCTCCCTGATTTCTCCGGCAGCGTTGACAATCTCGACTTCATAGATCACTTTTCCGTCTTCACTTTCCAGTTCGGCTTCAATCACCTTTCCTGGAAATTGAGTCGTCGCGGTTTTAATGGCTTCTTCCATGGTGACCGAAGTGGGCAGATTGGCCACGGCGACCTTCTCCCGGCCGTCATCACCTATGGCCAATCCAAGGGAAGTCAACAAGAGAGCTGAGGCGCCCAATAGACTGAATGTGTGGATTCCCTTCATGATACATCCTCCTTCTTAAGAAATTGATGGAATCAACTGGCTGTTCATAAATTTAGAATAGACCATCTACATGAAGCAGCTATGAAGCGGACATGAAAAATTCTTCATTTAGAGAGAATGACATGAGCCAGGATAGGTCCTTGTCGACCAAACTGGAAATGCGGAAAGCCAGCGATTGGGAGGGAAAACGCGTTGTCGGTTGAATCCTAACGTGCCCGCCAGCATGCCGGCAAGCAAAAACCCGTCTAGACGTTAAACTTGAAGTGGCAGACGTCGCCATCTTTGACGACGTATTCTTTTCCTTCGGAGCGGATCAAGCCCTTCTCGCGCAGGGCGGCTTCCGACTTGTGGGTGTCGATGTCCGTGAAGGCGTAAATGTCGGCCTTGATAAAGCCCTTCTCGAAGTCGGTGTGGATGACCCCGGCCGCTTGTGGGGCCTTGGCTCCAATGGGAATGGTCCAGGCCCTGACCTCCTGCACTCCGGAGGTGAGGAACGAGCAGAGCCCGAGTGTTTTATAAGCGGCGACGACGACCTTCTCCAAGCCGCTCTGCTCCATGCCCAAATCTTTCATGAAAATTTCGCGGTCCTCACCGGATAGTTGAGCAATTTCACTTTCGAGTTTGCCACAGATCACGACCGATTCCGATCCGCGCTCCTTGGCGAATGCCTGAAAGTCCGCAAGGATCGCCGGATCCGGATTCTCATCGGTATTCCCGACATAGAGCACGGGCTGTGTGGTGAGCAGGAAAAAATTCTTGAGGACTTCCGGTTCGAGGCCCAGTGCTCGCGCCGGCTTACCCGCTTCAAGACCATTCTTCAGGATATCGAGCACCACAAGTGCCTCTTTCGAGGCCTTATCTCCGGACCTCGCTTTGGCTGTGACCTTGTCGTACTGTTTGGTGAGACTGTCCAGGTCCGCGAGCATTAATTCGGTTTCAATCACTTCAATATCCCGCCGATAGTCCACGCCGCCCATGGTGTGCACCACGTCGGGATCCTGAAAGAGACGCACCATGTGAAGGATCGCGTCGACTTCGCGGATATTTGCGAGAAATTTATTCCCGAGGCCTTCACCCTGGGAAGCCCCTTTCACCAGACCGGCAATATCGACGAAACGGCAGGAAGTTGGCACGGTTTTCTTGGGTTTGACCAACTCGGTCAGGCGCGCAAGACGCGGGTCAGGAACGGCTACGACGCCGACGTTCGGCTCGATTGTCGTAAATGGATAATTCGATGCGGCCGCGTTTCCAGAGGTCAACGCGTTAAAAATCGTGGATTTGCCGACGTTGGGTAGACCGACGATACCAATTTCCATAGAAGACGCAAGGTAACAAATTAGGAACATGGCGGTCCTTGAGCCAAAAGGCCTATACGTAGCCGGTCCTTCCCTTCACATAAAAATTTTCGGATGGTGAATAATCTTTCTCTGGTTTACACCGCATCAGTTCCTGAGGTTGAAATAGAAAGTTTTGTATCGATCAATTCAGGCTTAGAAAAGTCGCAATTTTCCGGTGATTTCAGAATAGAAAATGATGAATTTAATCACCCTCGTGGATCCGAAAGAAAAACGGTGTGGATCGTTTTTAAAACATCCGCTCCACTCGGTCGTCCAGAGATTCCGGGAAACGGCCTGGCCTCAGGAAGGCCCTATCGAGAGAGGAGCTGACAACCAGAGCAAGCATGGTAAGTGGCGTGTGCAGAAAGGGAATGACGGCCATTAATGAAGAGTAGGTTGATCAACTGATTCCGTACAGGTTTGGCATGAAAATTCCCGGCAGTCCTGGATTCGAACGGGGTGTTCCACAAACATGGCAGGCCTCGAAATTTGTGAGCAATTGTGGGTCGTTCCTTTGGCTTTCTCTTTTTCAGAACCGTGTAGCAACCGGCTTGTTTTTTCTTGACTTAATTCGCTGTTTGAAGAAAAATTGACACAAGCTGTGTAGCTGTTGCGTGTCGGGATGCGGGCAGGAGAAGGAGAATGGCACATTGCCTCAAGCCCTAGGCTCCTGGGGATGTAATGATAATCCCATCATTGAATGTAGCCAGGCATTGCGGCAACTATTGAGGCACCATAGTCATGCAAACGAGGTTCACCTGTATTTATCATGAGATCCCAATGACTCTGATGATATTGAAGAAGACGGCACTCCGCAGTTTAGGCGGATCAGTCTCAAGTTGTTTGGGCTTCACCTACTCCGAGAAGATCGCGATGGCCATCGCAGGGAGGAGCGTTCATGGGGGAAGATAAGAATCAAATCGTGTCCGGCATTCTCAGAGCCCGGGCGGAGTTGGAGCAGGTGTTGTACGAAATGGAGAAACTGCCGGCAATCAGTGAGAGTGCTGTCCATTTTGCCGCACATGCCCTGAACAATTATCTCACCGTGACCGGCGGAACGGTTGAATTACTCCTGTTGATGCTAGCGGACCATCCGGACAAGCAAATCCGCACCGGGCTTGAGTCCTTGCAACAGGCCACAAATTTGATGGCGCACACGGTCAGTCGACTGGTGAATACCGAGACCGGTCTGGACGCCGAAATGCGTTTCGAAAAGGTGGAGTTGCCGATCATGGCGCAGAGGTTTCGCCTCTTTTATCAACGCATTGCGGATCAGAAGCAGATTCAGTGTCTTTTGGGTTCCACGGGCGGTGTTCCTCCTGTGTGGACTGACCGTGTCGCCACCGCTGCTGCGTTGGATAACCTGTTCTCGAACGCCGTGAAGTACTCACCACCCGGGAAGCGAATATGGGTCGATGTGGTGCCCCAGCAGGATTGGGTGGTCTGTCGTGTTCGAGACGAGGGCCCGGGCCTGAGTCAGGAAGACCAGGCCAAACTCTTCCAGCGCGGAGTACTACTCACCCCTAGACCTACGGGAGGAGAGCCTTCAACAGGGTACGGCTTGGCGGTCGCCAAGGAACTGATCGAGAAGGTAGGGGGGGGGATCTGGTGTGAGAGCGTGGTGGGGCAGGGGGCCTGTTTCTCCTTTCGATTGCCTCAATACCAGGAACTGGTGCATGGATCCGGGCGGACGTTGCCGGGTTTACACGAGAACAAGGAGCATGAGAGCCGGACCGTACGCCACACCTGATCTGAGGGTTATTCAGAATACTCAATGTTCATGGTCCTCGACAGGTAAGCGGTTTGTTGTAGTTCAATCAGGGGCGTGCCATCCATCTCTGCAACACCTTTAAAGGGGAAATTCCTATGAGATCGACACGACTCAACCTCTTTTCTATCATGATCGCCGTGGTATTTTCGCTTTGTGCATCACTGGTGTTTGCTGGAGGAGCGACGGCAAAAACCGGATTCTCACAAGCCCAGGAATCGGCCAGGAAATGGCAGGCGGACGTGGTTCTGGTCCAAATCATCACCGTATCAGGAGATATGGAGGGCACGTCGAGGAAGTGGAGCTATCTCTTTTATTCACCTCAGGCAAAAAAGGGGTACAAGGTGGACGTGAAGGATAGCAAGATTGATCAAGCGATTGAAGTGCCGTCGAGCTTTACGGATGCGGTGGATGGAGATTTTATTGATAGTGCGCAGGCAATCACAGAAGGGAAAAAGAAAGGGCTCAAGGGGAAAAATCGAGCGATGATGACCCTCCACATCATGCAGCAAGGCACCAAAAGCCAGGGCGCCTATTGGAATATCGTCAGTGACCAGGCGGAAGGAAGAAGCACGCTCATCAACGCCAAGACCGGGAAATTCTTCAGGCACCAGGCACTCAAGTAGATGGTGCCTGGCGTCAGTATCTATCCTCTGTCAATGTGTATTCCTCCCTACAGGCAGTCGTGTCTTATTGCGTCAGGGCCCATTTCTGGCACGTGGAGCAGTTCTGCCTTCCTGACAGCTCTGTAAGTTCAGATTTCTCCGATTGACTTCCCGTTTCATGAAAAGTACCATTTGTACAATTCGTACGATACGTTCATTCGAGAGGAAGGGAAAAGAGGTAGTTTATGGCACATTTACCATCCAGCAAAGCACGAGAAGGATTTGCGGATACGATCAATCGTGTGGCATACGGCAACGAGCGCGTGGTGTTGCGCCGGCGCGGGAAAGAAGTCGCAGCCGTCGTCCCGATTGCCGACCTGCGATTGTTGGAAGAGTTGGAAGATCGAATGGACCTTGTCGACGCCAGAGCCGCCTTGGCTGAAACTAAGAAGAAAGGCGCGAAGTCCCTTGATGGGATTCTGAAGGAACTGGGTCTCTAACCCCTTCCGATGGCCTATTCGATTCTCCTCGCCCCTCCTGCGGAAAGGCAGCTCAAGGCCTTTTCCCAAGCAGTTCAAAAGCGTCTGATTAAACGTCTCAAGACGCTGCAGGTCAACCCCCGTCCACAGGGCGTCAAGAAGCTGTCTGGTGAAGATGACCTGTACCGTGTTCGGGAGGGAAGCTATCGCATCATTTATACAATCCGCGAAAAGGCACTTATTGTCCTTGTTCTCAAGATCGGCGATAGAAAAGAAGTCTACCGCCCTTGATCCTTGGCCATCATTTGGGAGGCGGTTGGTTGTTAGAGTATATGACCAGACTGAGGGTGGGTGCTTGCGGGTGCAGTGGTTATGGAGCCTGAATATGAAATGGTTCAGCCTAATGGACGAATTCGCTGGTGGGGTCAATTGAAGAAGCCGGTGGAAAGGCCGCCCAGGGTTATCCTGTTAGCCGATAGGGAAACGGGTCGTAACGCGTTTTTTGATGGATCCTATCGGAGACCGAATGAAGGTAAAATATTTTTCTGACACGGACACCGCCTATATCGAATTTAGTAATCAAGATGTGGTGGAGACTAAAGATATTAATGAAAACATCCTGATTGACCTTGATGAAAATGGCCAGCTTGTTGGGATGACCATTGAACATGCCGATGTTCAAGCAAACCTTTCTGAAATTTCATTCCAACAACTGACCCCAAAAGGCTAATGCACCAATCCTTTTCCCCCAGCGATGAGAGCTGATGTACACACCTTTCCAGCATATCCCTAGTAATTCTTTACCCCACTCTGTCATACCCGACATTGTTAATCGGGAATCCATCTTCTCCGCTCTTGTCATTCCTGCGGGCCGTTGGCAGGAATCTATTTTACCTTGATATATTTCGTCGATTGACGGAGAATTGGCCGCGACTGTTGGTAAGTAGTTTTTCGAATGCGACAGGAGAAAGGGTTCGTGGATAGAAAAACGAAATTCCACATCTTGGGCGGATTAGGCTAATTAATGTTATGTGTGAAAATTCGAAAGCAAAGTGATAGGATAAAAATTACTTTCCCAGGGAAAGAACGGACACCCTATAGATCGTTCCATGAACGAACTCCTGGGGGAAAAGCGTCAAAACTTTTTCAACCAAATGGCAACTTACTTTTACGTGGTTGTGTCCGTGGAAGGCCCGGTCTTTTGATCGGGCCTTCTGTATTTTGGAGAAAGAATGTATTTAGAAGACTACCTCAGAAAAATAATTGATGAAGAATCAGATAAGCTGATTCTTCGATATCATGCATATCATAATGCCCTTCATAATGAGTATCTTCGAAACAAAAAAAGGATTTCGGATCCTCCCAAAAAGACCATAAAAAGGCCTGATTACTGGCAGGAAGATAAAAAGTTTAATCCTTTTTATGTCAAAAGAAAAAGTAAAAGCATAGCTTGCTCAATTGCTAAAAAAATATCAGAGCAGACTTACGAGCCATACCCCCCACATACAAAGGAGATTCCAAAGCCGGGTGGAGGTCTAAGGTCAATCGCCGTTTACCAGATACCTGATGCCGCAGTATCAAGAATTTTTTACAACCGTCTATTGGCTAAAAACAAACATAGGTTTAGTTCATTTTCTTATGCCTATAGGAATGATCGAAACGTTCATTTCGCTATTCAGGATATTTGGCTAGATATATCGAGAGACGCAAGATCATTTATCGCAGAGTTTGATTTTTCTGATTTTTTTGGATCAATTTCTCATGATTATTTGATGGCCCAATATGATGAGAACGGTTTTTTTATTAGTGACGAAGAAAGGCATGTGATCAATTCTTTCCTAAAGGGTAGAACGAGAGGGATTCCTCAAGGTACGTCGATCTCATTGTTCTTAGCCAACCTCGTATGTTGGAGGCTAGATCTAGGGCTTGAAAGAGAGGGTCTAAAATTTGCCCGGTATGCAGACGACACTGTGATTTGGAGTCCCGATTATCAAAGGATTTGCAAAGCCTTTACAATTATTAACGAGTTCTCTTCATTAGCCGGCATACCGATTAACGCTAAAAAATCAGATGGAATAAACCTATTAACAAAGGAAGATTTACCTACAGAACTCAAGAGCACCAAAACAAAGCTTGATTTTCTAGGTTATTCAATATCCGTGACCGCAGTATCTATAAAAGATGCATCATTGAAGAAGATCAAAAAGCAAATCTCATATTTGCTCTATAGAAATCTCATACAACCCTTACGAGGTAGTGAGCTGAAGGGTATGATAATCCCTGCGAATGATAAAGATGCAGCTTTGCTTACAGCTATAATGCAGATTAGGCGCTATTTGTATGGTGGGCTGACCGGTCAACAGCTAAGAAATTACTTAAGTGGCAGAACTAAAAGAATCTATTTTAAAGGGATTCTTAGTTTTTACCCATTGGTCAATGATGAAGAACAATTGAAAGCCTTGGATGGATGGCTTGTGTCTGTCATCTGCCGCTCTTTAAAACTACGATTGAAGTTGTTGAAGAAATGGAAATTTGATCGCTCTGGCATTTTCCCCTTTAACTTGCCGTGCTCTGAAATCCCCGAAAGATTTAAAGCCAAAAGAATATATGGGAAATCTTTGTTGGAAATCCCCAGTTTTATGCTAATCCAGCGTGCAATGCAAAAGGGGCTTAAGCATCGTGGGATAGAGAGTGTGATGCATCCAGATTCAGTGGATTATGACTACTGAGCTTCATAGCAATTGCTTTTACCTGGGGAAAATGTAGGTACGTCCGTTCCTCGCTCTGCCACAATAGGTCACCGATTATCCGAAGCCATAACCAGAGGGGCGACCCCTTAAATTTCTTACACAGTCTATTTTCCCAGGATAGGGGGCGGCGGCCATTATCCTCGGCTCGTGCACGACCGTTACAACCATATCGCAATCGCGACAAGGGAGCCTTACAAGAAAAAGTTGGCCGGAATGTTTATCCTGGTTTGGGGGGTAGGTCTTACAATATCACATCAAGGGATTTCTGTGCCCACGGCCGCGATCCTTTCTGAGTCTTTATGTTTCAAGTCTAACGTTTCGTGGTCATGGCGAAACGGAATCCGCACGCATACAAAAGTGCATCGAGACTTTTGAATTCCGGATTTCCCCGTCCAGAGAGGATCTTATACAGGTTTTCACGATTAAGTTTGGACTTCTCGGCGAGTTGTGCCACGCCCCCTTGAGCTTTGGCTACATTGCTTAGCGCCAATAAAAACAATTCAGGATCGTCTTCCTCCAGTGCTGCGTTCAAATTTTCTTCGACTTCACCCGCATCATGTAGGCATGCAATTAGGTCTGGTTGATAGGCGTTACTTTTGTTCATGGTCTCCTCACTTTTCAGGAACTGCGAGTAAGGAAATCTCCCTGGGTCCTTCTTTTCCAATGTTGGGAAATTCTCTGTCGGCAGGCTCTCAAGCCTTAGAGCCTGCCGGATAATTCAACCAGAGGCTCACCGGATTTCAGAAGCGTCAGTAGAGTTGGGAATGTCCTTTGAAGAAGGGTGCAAAGGTAGGCGTTTGACGTGTTCCCACACGTAACCCAAATGATTTGCGGTGGGACGCCATGCACCATCACCAAATCCATAAAATCCTGATCTTTACTCATAATGGTGGCACCGGCTTGTCGAGCGGATTGGAATATTTCCAGATCACTGGCATCTCTAAGGCCGAGAGAGGAGACGGATTGAGCGGGAATAGAAAAGGTAATAGTGAGCCAGGGTGCTAACTGAGGAGACAGTTGAGCGTCGATCCACAGAATCAAGAGGTAACCATGGGATGGTTCACACGCGCACTGGCAAATTTAAGGCAGGCTTGAATATCTTCCGCTTCTAAATCGGGCAATTCTTCTAGGACTTGTTGAGGGGTGAGCCCGTTCCCCAAGAGGGCCAGGACATCCGTCACACGAATCCGCATTCCCCGGATACAGGGACGGCCACCGCATTGGTCAACGTTCACAGTAATACGTTCTGCAATAGTAGCCATATTTCTTCCCTCCCTGGGGATTATACCAGAGAGTAAATGAGGAGCAACCGAACAAATGTAGAGGAGAGCATTCAGGGGAAAATCGAAACTCTTCTCAAAAGGGAGGATTTGACTGCGGGAAAGATGGACTATAGTTATTCCAAATAATTTCCAAAGGCTTCTTCTCTTTGATCATGCCAGTAAAGCGGCCATTCCACATGGAATTCCCTGAGGACCTTAACCTTCCCATTGTCCGACGCCTGCCGCCCGGATCCATGGGCGGACGCTCTCATCACTTGGCGGGCATTGTTTGAGTGCAACGAGTTGGCCCGCCCTCCCCTGGGTTGCGTCCGTCCATTCGTGACCGGGCGGGGCGTCCATGGTTTTGGCTACTTTTGCCGAAACAAAAGTGGCTCGGCAGTCAGGACGAAACCAGGCATCTCTGATCATTCCAATTAGGGGAATTGTGCCCCCGAGCAAAGCGGAAATTATATGGAAAGACTGTAGTTTCTGCCAGAGTTATCAACCGCGACGCCTGACCCACTTTTCGAGTTCTACGGCGAAAAATACGACAGTTGACAGGAGGAGGCAGAGGGCTAATTGGTCCAGGGTTAAGGGTATGGTATGGAAGATGGGGTTGAGGAAGGGCATGTATATCGTGGCCATCTGAAGGGCAAACGTGAGGAGGACGGCTCCAAATAACCAGAGATTGGTCAACGGTCCCCGCTGAAGAAATGATTCCTGTTCCGCACGAATCGCCAACACATGGCCCATTTGTGAGAGGGTGAGGACGGTAAACACCATGGTTTGCCATTCTCCCTGATCGGCCTCGTAGGCCCACATTTCAGTAGCCAGCGACACACCACCCATGAGTAGTCCTACCCACAAGATATGTTGCCAGAGACCGCCGGCAAAGATGCTTTCATTCGGTGGGCGGGGCGGGCGTTCCATGATGTTGCGTTCTTCGGGTTCCATGGCGAGGGCGAGGCCGGGCAGGCCGTCGGTGACGAGATTGATCCATAAGATCTGAATCGGAAGCAGGGGAATCGGCAGCCCGAATAACGGCGCCAGGAAAATTGTCCAAATTTCTCCGGAATTGCTTGTCATCGTATATTTCACAAATTTGCGGATGTTGTCATAGATCCGGCGTCCGTCCCGGACGGCGGTGACAATGGTCGCAAAGTTATCATCCAACAGAATCATGTCGGAGGCTTCCCGGGCCACGTCTGTGCCGGTTCGCCCCATCGCGATGCCGATGTTGGCCTGGTTCAAGGCGGGGGCGTCATTCACCCCGTCGCCAGTCATCGCGACGAACTCTCCCCTCGTTTGCAAAGCTTTGACGATGGCAATTTTTTGCGCGGGAGTGATGCGGGCATAGACGCGGGTGTGCTCAACAATTTGCTCCAGCTCTTCGGGGGAACGGTGTTCCAACTCCTGGCCGGTCAACACCGTGGTCTCCTTATTGATGATGCCGACCCGTGAGGCAATGGCCTTGGCGGTGCCTGGATGATCGCCGGTGATCATGACGGGTTTGATGCCCGCCGATCGACAGAGGGCGACCGCCTGCGCGGCTTCTTCCCGTGGAGGATCCATCATGCCGGCAAATCCCAGAAAAGTAAGCTGGCGTTCGACGACCGAAGGAGTTATTTCCGAAGGAGCTTGGTCCCAGTGGCGATAGGCCACTGCCAAGACCCTTAACCCTTCATTGGCCATGTGTTCGGCCTGCTCCAACAGTCTGTCTGTTGCCAGGGATTCAGGGCCAGGGCCGGTCTGTGTGAGCATGGATTCGCACAGAGGCAGAAGTTTTTCCGGCGATCCTTTGGTGAAGGAGAGGACTCCCTCTGGCGTGCGATGCAGGGTCGTCATGCATTGGCGGTCGGAGTCGAAGGGGAGTTCTTGTATGCGTGGGTTCGTGGCCTCCAATGTATCTTTGTCGTACCCGGCCTGGCTGGCTGCCAGATATAAGGCTATTTCCGTGGGATCGCCCAATGTCGGGCCTTCGGTCTGAGCCTTGGCATCGTTGTTCAATGCCAACGCCAGGAAAAACAGATCGATGGGATTGTGGAGATCAACTTCAATGCCGGGTTGTTTACTGGTGGGCGGGGTCAGTATGTCCCCGGCCACAGACAGTTGCTCTACCCGCATGGAGTTTTGTGTGAGGGTGCCCGTCTTATCCGAACAGATATAGGTGACGGACCCTAATGTTTCCACAGCGGGCAGTCGCCGGATCAATGCCTGTTTTTTGGCCATTTTTCGCGCGCCCAATGCCAGAGAAATTGTGACGACGGCCGGGAGGGCTTCCGGAATGGCGGCCACGGCCAAACTGACGGCGGTCAGGAACATGAGCACCGGCGGCTCACCCCGCCAGACCCCAACGGCAAATAACACCACGCAGATGGCGAGGACGGCCAACGCGAGGCGTCGTCCAAAGACCGTCAGGCGTTG encodes:
- a CDS encoding calcium-translocating P-type ATPase, PMCA-type — translated: MTKEPTTTTEAPSPSPSDTAWHTLPVADVAQRLGVDPQTGLNAREVRRRTRRYGHNTIPEHRQRSLSRIFIDQFSDFMILVLLGAAIVSGMLGQRMDALAIIIIVMLNGIIGFVQEYRADRAMQAIKKLSTPATRVQREEQIVPLSTLDLVPGDIVLLEAGDLIPADLRLVEAVQLKVDESTLTGESVPVDKQTDPLNDPKLSLGDRRNMAYKGTLMTYGRGTGIVIGTGLQTELGQIASLLHKDEDIKTPLQQRLTVFGRRLALAVLAICVVLFAVGVWRGEPPVLMFLTAVSLAVAAIPEALPAVVTISLALGARKMAKKQALIRRLPAVETLGSVTYICSDKTGTLTQNSMRVEQLSVAGDILTPPTSKQPGIEVDLHNPIDLFFLALALNNDAKAQTEGPTLGDPTEIALYLAASQAGYDKDTLEATNPRIQELPFDSDRQCMTTLHRTPEGVLSFTKGSPEKLLPLCESMLTQTGPGPESLATDRLLEQAEHMANEGLRVLAVAYRHWDQAPSEITPSVVERQLTFLGFAGMMDPPREEAAQAVALCRSAGIKPVMITGDHPGTAKAIASRVGIINKETTVLTGQELEHRSPEELEQIVEHTRVYARITPAQKIAIVKALQTRGEFVAMTGDGVNDAPALNQANIGIAMGRTGTDVAREASDMILLDDNFATIVTAVRDGRRIYDNIRKFVKYTMTSNSGEIWTIFLAPLFGLPIPLLPIQILWINLVTDGLPGLALAMEPEERNIMERPPRPPNESIFAGGLWQHILWVGLLMGGVSLATEMWAYEADQGEWQTMVFTVLTLSQMGHVLAIRAEQESFLQRGPLTNLWLFGAVLLTFALQMATIYMPFLNPIFHTIPLTLDQLALCLLLSTVVFFAVELEKWVRRRG